Proteins encoded within one genomic window of Kibdelosporangium phytohabitans:
- a CDS encoding ABC transporter substrate-binding protein — protein MRLRNGLLAIAVLSGLAACGQGALTASGPPPPVGAEDLAKVVLKVGDQKGGSKTLLTTAGLADTPYRIEWSTFTSGPPLLEAASAGAIDIGGVGNTPPIFAAAAKAKIAIVSSGKGNVESDVLLVPSGSPARTVADLRGKNIAVAKGSSAHGQILLNLKKAGLSTKDVKLNFLQPSDAYAAFTQRQVDAWAIWDPYTSQALLEAGARVLVDGKGTANGYTFQVAGQPALADAGKNAAIKDYVTRIAKAQRWSDAHRPEWAKAWAAETGLKIEVTTKATDRGPDLPVALDDTVVASEQELADAFTADKVLPGRVDFASFVDKRYAADLGSVG, from the coding sequence ATGCGACTGCGTAACGGACTACTGGCGATCGCCGTGTTGTCGGGTCTCGCCGCGTGCGGGCAGGGCGCGCTCACCGCGAGCGGCCCACCGCCGCCGGTCGGCGCCGAGGACCTGGCGAAGGTCGTGCTCAAGGTCGGCGACCAGAAGGGCGGCTCGAAGACCCTGCTGACCACGGCGGGGCTCGCCGACACGCCGTACAGGATCGAATGGTCCACGTTCACCTCCGGCCCGCCGCTGCTGGAAGCCGCGTCGGCGGGCGCGATCGACATCGGCGGGGTCGGCAACACGCCACCGATCTTCGCGGCCGCCGCCAAGGCCAAGATCGCGATCGTCAGCTCCGGCAAGGGGAACGTCGAGAGCGATGTGCTGCTCGTGCCGTCCGGCTCGCCCGCGCGGACCGTCGCCGACCTGCGCGGCAAGAACATCGCGGTGGCCAAGGGCAGCTCCGCGCACGGCCAGATCCTGCTCAACCTGAAGAAGGCCGGCCTGTCCACCAAGGACGTCAAGCTGAACTTCCTGCAGCCGTCGGACGCCTACGCCGCCTTCACGCAGAGGCAGGTCGACGCGTGGGCGATCTGGGACCCGTACACGTCGCAGGCGTTGCTGGAGGCCGGCGCCCGCGTCCTCGTCGACGGCAAGGGCACCGCCAACGGGTACACGTTCCAGGTCGCGGGTCAGCCGGCGCTGGCCGACGCGGGCAAGAACGCGGCCATCAAGGACTACGTCACGCGGATCGCGAAGGCACAGCGGTGGTCCGACGCGCACCGGCCGGAATGGGCGAAGGCGTGGGCGGCGGAGACCGGCCTGAAGATCGAGGTGACCACCAAGGCCACCGACCGCGGTCCCGACCTGCCGGTCGCGCTGGACGACACGGTGGTCGCCTCGGAGCAGGAACTGGCGGACGCGTTCACCGCCGACAAGGTCCTGCCCGGCAGAGTGGATTTCGCCAGTTTCGTGGACAAGCGGTACGCGGCCGATCTGGGGAGCGTTGGATGA
- a CDS encoding ABC transporter ATP-binding protein, producing the protein MAGVTVRGLTKRFGARVVLDGLDLDIAPGEFVALLGHSGSGKSTLLRVLAGLDRDVEGEARVDGTVSVAFQQPRLLPWRKVWRNIVLGLHRPDVGRDLALRALEEVRLADHADKWPRTLSGGEAQRVSLARALVRKPNLLLLDEPFAALDALTRLAMHKLVRDLWQAHNLSVLLVTHDVDEALRLAQRILVLSDGRIVSEYGPGQGVRAQVLADLGVSENATA; encoded by the coding sequence ATGGCGGGCGTGACGGTTCGCGGGCTGACCAAGCGGTTCGGCGCACGGGTCGTGCTGGACGGACTCGACCTGGACATCGCCCCAGGCGAGTTCGTGGCCTTGTTGGGGCACAGCGGTTCCGGCAAGTCGACCTTGTTGCGCGTGCTCGCCGGGCTCGACCGCGACGTCGAAGGCGAGGCGCGTGTCGACGGCACGGTGTCCGTGGCGTTCCAGCAGCCTCGGCTGTTGCCGTGGCGCAAGGTCTGGCGCAACATCGTCCTCGGCCTGCACCGGCCCGACGTGGGACGGGACCTGGCGTTGCGGGCGCTGGAGGAAGTGCGGCTCGCCGACCACGCCGACAAGTGGCCGCGGACGTTGTCCGGCGGTGAGGCGCAACGCGTTTCCCTTGCCAGGGCGCTTGTCCGCAAGCCGAACCTGCTCCTGCTGGACGAGCCGTTCGCCGCGCTGGACGCGTTGACGCGGCTGGCGATGCACAAGCTGGTGCGTGACCTGTGGCAGGCGCACAACCTGTCGGTGCTGCTGGTCACGCACGACGTCGACGAGGCATTGCGGCTGGCGCAACGGATCCTCGTGTTGTCCGACGGCCGGATCGTCAGCGAATACGGACCCGGCCAAGGTGTCCGGGCACAGGTTCTCGCCGACCTCGGAGTGAGTGAGAATGCGACTGCGTAA
- a CDS encoding LLM class flavin-dependent oxidoreductase: MSITLHWFLPTSGDGRTIVERFHANRSLGAPAQRQPDIDYLAQVARAAEQLGFTGVLTPTGTWCEDAWLTTAALIAHTSTLKFLVAFRPGVISPTLAAQMAATYQRISRGRLLLNVVTGGDSIEQQRFGDWHDHDQRYARTGEFLDVVRGVWSGKPFDFDGAHYRVAGATLLAPPDPVPEIYFGGSSAAALPVAAKSADVYLTWGEPPAQVAAKIEAVRALTDRPLRFGIRLHTISRDTSEEAWAEAAKLFDALDPAQVAKAQSQLAASESVGQRRMVQLHNGALDKGVRGLEIHPGLWAGIGLVRGGAGTALVGSHTEVADLIAEYHSLGITEFVLSGYPHLEEAYWFGEGVRPELARRGLLVPGELGLLEV; this comes from the coding sequence ATGAGCATCACGTTGCACTGGTTCCTGCCCACTTCCGGCGACGGCCGGACGATCGTGGAACGCTTCCACGCCAACCGTTCGCTCGGCGCCCCGGCGCAACGCCAGCCGGACATCGACTACCTCGCCCAGGTCGCGCGGGCAGCCGAGCAGCTCGGCTTCACCGGCGTGCTCACCCCGACCGGGACCTGGTGCGAGGACGCGTGGCTGACCACGGCGGCCCTGATCGCGCACACGTCCACGCTGAAGTTCCTCGTGGCGTTCCGGCCCGGCGTGATCTCACCGACGCTCGCCGCCCAGATGGCCGCGACCTACCAGCGGATCTCCCGTGGCCGATTGCTGCTCAACGTCGTGACCGGCGGCGACTCCATCGAGCAGCAACGCTTCGGCGACTGGCACGACCACGACCAGCGCTACGCCAGGACCGGCGAGTTCCTGGACGTCGTGCGCGGCGTGTGGTCGGGCAAGCCGTTCGACTTCGACGGCGCGCACTACCGCGTCGCCGGTGCGACGCTGCTCGCGCCGCCCGACCCGGTGCCGGAGATCTACTTCGGCGGGTCGTCGGCGGCCGCGCTGCCGGTTGCCGCGAAGTCCGCCGACGTGTACCTGACCTGGGGCGAGCCGCCCGCGCAGGTCGCCGCGAAGATCGAGGCCGTGCGCGCGTTGACCGACCGGCCGCTGCGGTTCGGCATCCGGCTGCACACGATCTCCCGCGACACCTCCGAGGAGGCCTGGGCCGAGGCGGCGAAGCTGTTCGACGCGCTCGACCCGGCGCAGGTCGCCAAGGCGCAGTCCCAGCTGGCGGCGAGCGAATCCGTCGGCCAGCGGCGGATGGTGCAGCTGCACAACGGCGCACTGGACAAGGGCGTGCGAGGCCTGGAGATCCACCCGGGACTGTGGGCGGGCATCGGTCTGGTGCGCGGCGGCGCGGGAACCGCGCTGGTCGGCAGCCACACGGAGGTCGCCGACCTGATCGCCGAGTACCACTCGCTCGGCATCACGGAGTTCGTGCTGTCCGGCTACCCGCACCTGGAGGAGGCGTACTGGTTCGGCGAGGGCGTCCGGCCCGAGCTGGCCCGCCGCGGCCTACTCGTCCCTGGTGAGCTTGGCCTCCTCGAGGTCTAG